One genomic region from Ornithinimicrobium flavum encodes:
- a CDS encoding GNAT family acetyltransferase has product MLIAPIPSALEHEAVRLWRDCGLVRPWNDPDADLARALDGPSSTVLGAVADEQLLGTVMVGHDGHRGWVYYLAVQPDHRGNGLGRELMSAAESWLREQGVPKLQLMVRADNSAVIEFYKRLGYVDQQVAVLGRFFDEELQELRDQKSSERLR; this is encoded by the coding sequence ATGCTGATCGCTCCGATCCCGTCCGCACTGGAACACGAGGCAGTACGACTCTGGCGTGATTGCGGACTGGTCCGCCCGTGGAACGATCCCGACGCAGACCTTGCGCGTGCGCTCGACGGACCGTCTTCCACGGTTCTTGGGGCGGTGGCTGACGAGCAGCTTCTCGGCACGGTCATGGTCGGGCATGATGGGCATCGCGGCTGGGTGTACTACCTGGCTGTCCAGCCGGACCATCGCGGGAACGGGCTTGGGCGTGAGCTGATGAGCGCTGCTGAGTCATGGCTGCGCGAGCAGGGCGTTCCCAAGCTCCAGCTCATGGTCCGTGCAGACAACAGCGCTGTGATCGAGTTCTACAAGCGGCTTGGCTATGTCGACCAGCAGGTCGCAGTCTTAGGTCGCTTCTTCGACGAGGAGCTACAGGAACTCCGTGATCAGAAGTCGTCCGAGCGGCTTCGCTAG
- a CDS encoding MMPL family transporter encodes MVTRTFFPALPHLLTGRRGAWVTLLLAVLVSVGLVGALRGAEVLNDHGSPPPGSESAQVDDLLSELPGQDVQQLVVVLTRQDGAVLSDADLGQLAGLGAALPAAAGHAVTGPVPAEDGGAALLRVPVRVASTDTGAMREVVGEVRGTVAAELPQGLSVQTTGGPAFGADLAASFDGANLRLLLVTVGVVGLLLLLTYRSPILWLVPLTVVGVADQVAGVLTQAAGERLALNFDSGIISVLVFGAGANYALLLISRYREELARYGDHRQALVSAWRATLPAILASNVSVVLALATLTLAVIPGTRGIGVAAAVGLLVALAFAVLVLPAALAVVGRGAFWPFVPRPVQEGDTTVREPGRDPWGAVAGLVVRRPWQVLAGGTALLAVMTTGLVGTQVGLSQTERFRVASESGAALEVLAEHFPAGSGAPMTVVTTPEELQEVAAAVTAVPGVASVRPAGTGSTSAGEIATLVVTGDASPGSQAERVLVQGVREAAHGVAAAEALVGGAPAAELDARDGALEDLLLVVPLVLAVVAVVLAFLLRSVVAPVVLLAVNVLSTLATIGAGAWLGLTVFGWEALDTPVPLLAFLFLVALGIDFTIFLAHRIRTEVPHVGTRGAVVRGVSTTGAVITSAGIVLAGVFAALGVLPLITLGQLGLIVGLGVVLDTMLVRTLLVPAVIVLLGDRFWWPGEPGTAPVADPSPAASAVPEDSPQAALTR; translated from the coding sequence ATGGTCACCCGCACATTCTTCCCGGCGCTGCCGCACCTGCTCACCGGGCGCCGTGGCGCCTGGGTCACGCTCCTGCTCGCTGTCCTCGTCTCGGTCGGTCTCGTGGGCGCGCTGCGGGGTGCTGAGGTTCTCAACGACCACGGGTCGCCGCCGCCGGGCTCGGAGTCGGCCCAGGTCGACGACCTGCTCTCGGAGCTGCCCGGGCAGGACGTCCAGCAGCTCGTCGTGGTGCTCACCCGCCAGGACGGCGCCGTCCTGAGTGACGCCGACCTCGGCCAGCTCGCCGGCCTGGGCGCCGCGTTGCCGGCGGCTGCCGGACACGCAGTCACGGGTCCGGTCCCGGCTGAGGATGGTGGCGCAGCCCTCCTGCGGGTACCTGTGAGGGTTGCCAGCACGGACACCGGCGCGATGCGCGAGGTCGTCGGCGAGGTCCGGGGCACGGTCGCCGCCGAGCTGCCGCAAGGTCTGTCCGTCCAGACCACCGGGGGCCCCGCCTTCGGCGCGGACCTCGCCGCCTCCTTCGACGGTGCGAACCTGCGTCTGCTGCTGGTGACGGTCGGCGTGGTCGGTCTGCTGCTGCTGCTGACCTACCGTTCGCCGATCTTGTGGCTGGTCCCGCTGACCGTGGTCGGAGTCGCCGACCAGGTCGCCGGCGTCCTGACCCAGGCGGCCGGTGAGCGGCTTGCGCTCAACTTCGACTCCGGCATCATCAGCGTGCTGGTCTTCGGCGCCGGCGCCAACTACGCGCTGCTGCTCATCTCCCGTTACCGAGAGGAGTTGGCCAGGTATGGCGACCACCGCCAGGCGCTCGTCAGCGCCTGGCGCGCCACGCTCCCGGCGATCCTGGCGAGCAACGTCTCGGTCGTGCTGGCTCTGGCCACCCTGACGCTCGCGGTGATCCCGGGCACCCGGGGCATCGGCGTCGCCGCGGCCGTCGGGCTGCTCGTCGCCCTCGCCTTCGCCGTCCTGGTGCTGCCGGCGGCGCTGGCCGTCGTGGGCCGGGGCGCCTTCTGGCCGTTCGTGCCACGCCCGGTCCAGGAGGGTGACACAACCGTCCGTGAGCCGGGCCGTGACCCGTGGGGTGCGGTGGCCGGCCTTGTCGTCCGCCGGCCCTGGCAGGTGCTGGCAGGCGGGACCGCCCTCCTTGCGGTGATGACGACCGGCCTGGTCGGGACCCAGGTCGGTCTGAGCCAGACCGAGCGCTTCCGGGTCGCGTCGGAGTCCGGTGCCGCGTTGGAGGTGCTCGCGGAGCACTTCCCCGCCGGCAGCGGCGCCCCAATGACCGTCGTGACGACGCCGGAGGAGCTCCAGGAGGTCGCGGCTGCGGTGACGGCGGTGCCCGGAGTGGCGTCGGTCCGCCCCGCAGGCACCGGGTCGACGTCCGCCGGTGAGATCGCCACCCTCGTGGTCACCGGGGATGCCTCACCGGGCTCGCAGGCCGAGCGCGTGCTGGTGCAGGGTGTGCGCGAGGCGGCGCACGGCGTCGCGGCCGCGGAGGCGCTCGTGGGTGGTGCCCCTGCCGCCGAGCTCGACGCCCGTGACGGGGCGCTGGAGGACCTGCTGCTGGTCGTGCCGCTGGTGCTGGCGGTCGTCGCGGTCGTCCTGGCGTTCCTGCTGCGCTCGGTCGTCGCGCCGGTCGTGCTGCTCGCCGTCAACGTCCTCAGCACGCTGGCCACCATCGGTGCCGGTGCCTGGCTGGGGCTCACCGTGTTCGGGTGGGAGGCGCTGGACACGCCGGTGCCGCTGCTGGCCTTCCTCTTCCTGGTAGCGCTGGGCATCGACTTCACGATCTTCCTCGCGCACCGGATCCGTACCGAGGTGCCGCACGTCGGAACCCGCGGCGCCGTGGTCCGCGGCGTGAGCACCACCGGTGCGGTGATCACCAGCGCGGGAATCGTCCTGGCCGGTGTCTTCGCGGCGCTGGGCGTGCTTCCGCTCATCACCCTCGGTCAGCTCGGGCTGATCGTCGGCCTCGGGGTCGTCCTGGACACGATGCTGGTCCGCACCCTGCTCGTCCCGGCGGTGATCGTGCTGCTCGGCGACCGGTTCTGGTGGCCGGGCGAGCCCGGCACCGCACCCGTCGCCGACCCTTCCCCCGCCGCGTCCGCGGTGCCGGAGGACAGTCCCCAGGCAGCCCTGACACGATGA
- a CDS encoding DUF6448 family protein produces the protein MSILTLRTAARALTVALIQPASAHCDTEDGPAVQDGRRALETGNPNYALKWVHSAGEEEVRAAFDAAQAARGGQDAAQAARAFLATLVRVHRAGEGAGFDGIQPTGTELPPEVVAADAALDAGTIEPLRGLIPDDRWGELEKRFTLALAKKRFEVDDLDAARDYVAAYVQFFKYAEGEDEHRHQGGHHGSHEHAVHQH, from the coding sequence ATGAGCATCCTCACCCTCCGGACAGCCGCCCGCGCCCTGACCGTCGCGTTGATCCAGCCCGCCTCGGCCCACTGCGACACCGAGGACGGTCCGGCCGTCCAAGACGGCCGCAGGGCACTGGAGACCGGCAACCCCAACTACGCCCTCAAGTGGGTCCACTCCGCAGGCGAGGAGGAAGTGCGTGCCGCGTTCGACGCCGCCCAGGCGGCCCGCGGCGGTCAGGACGCCGCCCAGGCCGCGCGCGCATTCCTGGCAACGCTCGTTCGCGTCCACCGGGCCGGTGAGGGGGCCGGGTTCGACGGCATCCAGCCGACCGGTACCGAGCTGCCGCCCGAGGTCGTGGCAGCGGACGCCGCGCTGGACGCGGGGACGATCGAACCGCTGCGTGGGCTCATCCCCGACGATCGCTGGGGCGAGCTGGAGAAGCGTTTCACGCTGGCGCTGGCCAAGAAGCGGTTCGAGGTCGACGACCTGGACGCCGCGAGGGACTACGTCGCGGCGTACGTGCAGTTCTTCAAGTACGCCGAGGGTGAGGACGAGCACCGCCACCAGGGCGGCCATCACGGCTCACACGAGCACGCCGTCCACCAACACTGA
- a CDS encoding antitoxin MazE-like protein gives MTVKHRVSEYRRRMRARGLRPVQIWVPDVRSERFAQEAERQSALVARADEQSDDQEFVEAVTAPWDEE, from the coding sequence ATGACGGTGAAGCATCGAGTCAGCGAGTACCGGCGCAGGATGCGCGCACGCGGCCTTCGACCCGTGCAGATCTGGGTGCCGGACGTGCGTAGCGAGCGCTTTGCACAGGAGGCCGAACGTCAGTCGGCCCTGGTCGCGAGGGCGGACGAGCAGTCCGATGACCAGGAGTTCGTCGAAGCCGTCACCGCCCCCTGGGACGAGGAGTGA
- a CDS encoding maleylpyruvate isomerase N-terminal domain-containing protein — protein MTQTTSATTPDQHAPTFVDRAARFTRILAAAAEAWDALTPCAGWSVRDVVAHVIDTQRDFLTGQGLDAGPVTDLADPAAAWNAHLDHVVGRAGKGPCRGEGVRRLLRPHHHPRHDGGLLRLGPGRARF, from the coding sequence ATGACCCAGACGACATCGGCCACCACGCCGGATCAGCACGCCCCGACTTTCGTTGACCGGGCCGCCCGGTTCACCAGGATTCTCGCCGCCGCAGCCGAGGCCTGGGACGCCCTGACACCGTGCGCGGGGTGGAGCGTCCGAGACGTCGTCGCTCACGTGATCGACACGCAGCGCGACTTCCTGACCGGTCAGGGCCTGGACGCCGGACCTGTAACTGACCTCGCCGACCCCGCCGCCGCGTGGAACGCCCACCTCGACCACGTGGTGGGCCGTGCTGGGAAAGGACCGTGTCGCGGAGAGGGAGTACGACGGCTACTTCGGCCGCACCACCATCCGCGCCACGATGGCGGACTTCTACGGCTGGGACCTGGTCGTGCACGGTTCTGA
- a CDS encoding PIG-L deacetylase family protein, whose protein sequence is MTGAPNGSLPSWSRVLVVVAHPDDESFGLGAVLDSFTRAGADVDVLCLTRGEASTLGAAPDLAAVRAEELAAAGRALGVRSTRLHDLPDGGLAATKPARLQAVVAEAVQDGRPEGLLVFDTTGISGHPDHVAATTAAVATAEELDLPVLAWTLTGELAGTLLAETGVPFAGCGSADHFEVEVDRTAQRTAIACHASQAVPGSVLWRRLELQGSRETLRYLRTR, encoded by the coding sequence GTGACCGGCGCCCCGAACGGATCGCTCCCGTCCTGGAGCCGGGTGCTGGTCGTGGTCGCCCACCCCGACGACGAGTCCTTCGGGCTGGGCGCCGTGCTGGACTCCTTCACCCGCGCGGGTGCCGACGTGGACGTGCTCTGCCTGACCCGGGGAGAGGCGTCCACCCTGGGGGCCGCCCCCGACCTGGCCGCCGTCCGGGCGGAGGAGCTCGCCGCAGCCGGGCGGGCCCTGGGTGTCCGGTCGACCCGGCTGCACGACCTCCCCGACGGGGGGCTGGCCGCCACAAAGCCCGCGCGGCTGCAGGCCGTCGTGGCCGAGGCGGTGCAGGACGGCCGGCCCGAGGGCCTGCTCGTCTTCGACACCACCGGGATCTCGGGGCATCCCGACCACGTCGCGGCGACCACGGCGGCGGTGGCCACGGCCGAGGAGCTGGACCTGCCCGTGCTGGCCTGGACCCTCACCGGCGAGCTCGCCGGCACGCTGCTGGCGGAGACGGGGGTGCCGTTCGCCGGGTGCGGCAGCGCCGACCACTTCGAGGTGGAGGTCGACCGCACCGCGCAGCGCACAGCGATCGCCTGTCACGCCAGCCAGGCCGTGCCCGGCAGCGTGCTGTGGCGGCGGCTCGAGCTGCAGGGGTCGAGAGAGACTCTGCGCTACCTGCGGACGCGGTAG
- the lepB gene encoding signal peptidase I produces MVPGLRHGQLVLTIAPRRKHSFRRGAIVAVDSREIGQRIVKRIIGLPGERVRLDGSHVWVNNHLLDEPYASAATHRATFSVPAGHYLLLGDNRDASTDSRSWRQPYVSRSEITGILISSRPRQRRNGADPPGESP; encoded by the coding sequence ATGGTCCCGGGTCTGCGTCATGGGCAGCTGGTCCTGACGATCGCGCCCCGACGTAAGCACAGCTTCCGCCGCGGCGCGATCGTTGCGGTCGACTCCCGAGAGATCGGGCAACGAATCGTGAAGCGGATCATCGGCCTCCCCGGCGAGCGCGTTCGCCTCGACGGCAGCCATGTCTGGGTCAACAACCACCTTTTGGACGAGCCGTACGCCTCGGCTGCAACCCACCGGGCAACCTTCAGTGTGCCGGCCGGGCACTACCTCCTGCTCGGCGACAACCGCGACGCCTCCACCGACTCCCGCAGCTGGAGGCAGCCGTATGTGTCGCGATCGGAGATCACGGGCATCCTCATCTCTTCCCGCCCGCGCCAACGGCGAAACGGTGCCGATCCGCCGGGTGAGTCACCCTAA
- a CDS encoding GNAT family N-acetyltransferase, translated as MLSLEDIFPPFALRITCGPVELRVLRDDDLPELVELVRRGIEAPDLPMPFLQDWHTRPFAPGSPDGFPTTSLAWWWSQRATFGADDWRLALTVHRDDELVGMQDLHAKDFAQTRHVDTGSWLGLAHQGRGTGTLMRQMVVGFAFDELGALDCGSGYIVGNHASAAVSRKTGYVENGRRRIVQHTAEGKAGVDEQRVLVTPATYVRPADRLVVEGAEALRRFLGIEQ; from the coding sequence ATGCTCAGCCTGGAGGACATCTTCCCGCCGTTCGCGCTTCGGATCACGTGCGGCCCCGTCGAGTTGCGCGTTCTGCGCGACGACGACCTTCCTGAGCTCGTCGAGTTGGTGCGTCGTGGCATCGAGGCGCCCGATCTGCCCATGCCCTTCCTCCAGGACTGGCACACACGGCCATTCGCGCCTGGGTCGCCCGACGGTTTCCCGACCACCTCGCTGGCGTGGTGGTGGAGCCAGAGGGCGACGTTCGGGGCTGATGACTGGCGGCTGGCGCTGACGGTGCACCGCGACGACGAGCTCGTCGGCATGCAGGACCTGCACGCGAAGGACTTCGCCCAGACGCGACACGTCGACACCGGCTCCTGGCTCGGGCTGGCTCACCAGGGACGAGGAACCGGCACGCTGATGCGGCAGATGGTGGTCGGATTCGCGTTCGACGAGCTGGGCGCGCTGGACTGCGGATCGGGGTACATCGTCGGCAACCACGCCTCGGCGGCCGTGAGCCGTAAGACGGGATACGTCGAGAACGGCCGCCGCCGCATCGTGCAACACACGGCAGAAGGCAAGGCCGGTGTCGACGAGCAACGCGTGCTCGTCACGCCGGCCACCTACGTCCGACCGGCTGATCGCCTCGTCGTCGAGGGGGCTGAGGCGCTGCGGCGATTCCTGGGCATCGAACAGTGA
- a CDS encoding DUF2871 family protein — MLRYLFRSAVTWTVLGLLGGLTYREVTKAYDFTGRTQLAVVHTHALILGTLLMLLLLALAAALPGLRADKHLRWGAHLLNAGLVLTVGMLAYKGTLQVIGASHADHSAIAGVSGLGHMLLTGALALVLLATGRAVNAAAVDASTADTAAVRVQPHEPVQPR, encoded by the coding sequence ATGCTTCGTTACCTGTTCCGCTCCGCCGTCACCTGGACGGTCCTCGGGCTCCTCGGAGGCCTGACCTACCGCGAGGTGACCAAGGCCTACGACTTCACCGGTCGTACCCAGTTGGCCGTCGTCCACACCCACGCGCTCATCCTGGGCACCCTGCTCATGCTCCTGCTGCTCGCACTGGCGGCCGCGCTGCCCGGCCTCCGCGCGGACAAGCACCTGCGGTGGGGCGCCCACCTGCTCAACGCCGGCCTCGTCCTGACCGTCGGCATGCTGGCCTACAAGGGAACACTGCAGGTGATCGGGGCCTCGCACGCCGACCACTCCGCTATCGCCGGCGTCTCCGGCCTCGGACACATGCTGCTCACCGGGGCGCTTGCCCTCGTGCTGCTCGCAACCGGCCGAGCAGTCAACGCCGCCGCGGTTGATGCCTCGACGGCAGACACTGCCGCCGTCCGCGTCCAGCCCCACGAGCCGGTGCAACCCCGATGA
- a CDS encoding response regulator yields the protein MSGPDTGAQRHTPVSVLVVDDHPVVRAGLTALLSVQPGLLVVGEAADGTEAVRLAAELTPDVVLCDLRLGDGPDGVQVTRAVDTAVLILTTYDHDSDLVRAVEAGAAGYLLKDAAPADIVAAIQSAARGETVLGPHLTSRVVAAMRVRRTELSARELEVLGLVAHGLSNRDLARRLVVSEATVKTHLNHVFGKLGVDNRTAAVAAARGAGLLD from the coding sequence GTGAGCGGCCCGGACACCGGCGCGCAACGGCATACCCCTGTGTCGGTGCTCGTCGTGGACGACCACCCGGTCGTGCGCGCCGGACTGACAGCACTGCTGTCGGTGCAACCCGGTCTGCTCGTGGTCGGCGAGGCCGCCGACGGGACGGAGGCGGTGCGCCTGGCCGCGGAGCTGACACCTGACGTGGTCCTGTGCGACCTGCGCCTGGGGGACGGGCCGGACGGGGTCCAGGTGACCCGGGCGGTGGACACGGCCGTCCTGATCCTGACGACCTACGACCACGACTCCGACCTGGTGCGAGCCGTGGAGGCCGGCGCGGCGGGGTACCTGCTCAAGGACGCGGCCCCGGCCGACATCGTCGCCGCGATCCAGTCCGCCGCCCGCGGTGAGACCGTGCTGGGCCCACACCTGACCAGCCGGGTCGTGGCCGCCATGCGGGTGCGTCGCACCGAGCTGTCGGCCCGTGAGCTCGAGGTCCTCGGCCTGGTCGCGCACGGGCTGTCCAACAGGGATCTCGCCCGCCGGCTCGTCGTCAGCGAGGCCACGGTCAAGACGCACCTCAACCACGTCTTCGGCAAGCTGGGCGTCGACAACCGCACCGCCGCGGTCGCAGCCGCGCGCGGGGCCGGCCTGCTCGACTGA
- a CDS encoding AarF/ABC1/UbiB kinase family protein: protein MVHDDFGATVEELYSWFEPVPVATASIGQAHRARLHDGRPVVVKIRKPGVVEEVHDDLEILKNLAGHLARNSQLLADIDLVGLVDEFSRSLRSELDYLTEARACEEIGENFLGVPGVSTYPGSTGRPPHPGC from the coding sequence GTGGTCCATGACGACTTCGGCGCCACGGTGGAGGAGCTCTACTCCTGGTTCGAGCCCGTCCCGGTCGCCACCGCCTCCATCGGCCAGGCCCATCGCGCCCGGCTGCACGACGGTCGCCCGGTCGTCGTCAAGATCCGCAAGCCGGGGGTGGTCGAGGAGGTCCACGACGACCTCGAGATCCTCAAGAACCTTGCCGGCCACCTGGCCCGCAACTCCCAGCTGCTGGCCGACATCGATCTGGTCGGGCTGGTGGACGAGTTCTCCCGCTCGCTGCGCTCCGAGCTCGACTACCTGACCGAGGCCAGGGCGTGCGAGGAGATCGGTGAGAACTTCCTGGGGGTGCCGGGTGTGTCCACATACCCTGGATCCACTGGGAGACCACCACATCCCGGGTGCTGA
- a CDS encoding helix-turn-helix domain-containing protein: MPAPEIPRPVDPVDRAHLTGVSRPSPPIHRYAPSEHLADLVARYWIPVWSLAEPSTQSTLQHPVCLVVVSDSYARLYGVARGSSSVTLDGEGWAVGTMLEPAAGRLLLGRSVAELTDRWVDLTGVDGVPSSLVPDVRAAMAASPRDPAAHAAAIAVVERWLTAYLPVDEQGLLINQIVTWLRHNPDVTRVEHVAREFGLTERSLQRLVEQRVGLTPKWLVKRRRLHDAVQALKSGNTTLADVAAELGYSDQAHFTHDFRAVTGMTPGHFLRDQRSTPPHT; the protein is encoded by the coding sequence ATGCCTGCGCCCGAGATCCCGCGACCGGTCGACCCGGTCGATCGGGCACACCTGACGGGAGTCAGCCGGCCCTCACCACCCATACACCGCTACGCCCCGAGCGAGCATCTCGCCGACCTGGTCGCTCGTTACTGGATCCCGGTGTGGTCGCTAGCTGAGCCCTCCACGCAGAGCACCCTGCAGCACCCCGTCTGCCTTGTCGTCGTCAGCGACAGCTACGCCAGGCTGTACGGCGTGGCGCGGGGCAGTTCCAGCGTGACGCTCGATGGTGAGGGCTGGGCCGTCGGCACCATGCTTGAACCGGCCGCCGGACGTCTGTTGCTCGGGCGGTCCGTCGCCGAGCTCACCGACAGGTGGGTCGACCTGACCGGGGTCGACGGCGTTCCCAGCAGTCTGGTGCCCGACGTGCGGGCCGCGATGGCGGCCTCCCCGCGCGATCCGGCCGCCCACGCAGCGGCGATCGCAGTGGTGGAGCGGTGGCTCACGGCCTACCTACCGGTGGACGAGCAGGGACTACTAATCAACCAGATCGTCACCTGGCTCCGTCACAACCCCGACGTGACTCGGGTCGAGCACGTGGCCCGCGAGTTCGGCCTCACCGAGCGCAGCCTCCAGCGTCTGGTGGAGCAGCGGGTGGGGCTGACCCCCAAGTGGCTGGTCAAGCGCCGGCGCCTGCACGACGCGGTACAGGCGCTCAAGTCCGGGAACACCACTCTGGCCGACGTGGCGGCCGAGCTCGGCTACAGCGACCAGGCCCACTTCACCCACGACTTCCGCGCGGTCACCGGGATGACGCCGGGGCATTTCCTGCGCGACCAGCGCAGCACGCCCCCGCACACATGA
- a CDS encoding VIT1/CCC1 transporter family protein: MAPDQTMSLSLDDGRRLDAAPSHECTGPVPAPDPGEGLNTRLNALRAGVMGANDGIISTAGIVVGVAGAAVSDGALFAAGVAGVAAGALSMAVGEYVSVSSQRDAQRAVLVRQQAQLNADPTGELHKLAGVIAQEGVEPNVACQVSQQLTGADATRAHARFRRGIDPDELSNPWHAGLASMLAFLAGALIPLAAILLSPREAAIPITATAVIVALLITGVTSAQLGRAPKQRAALRNVAGGALAMTITYVIGALIGTQL; this comes from the coding sequence ATGGCACCCGACCAGACCATGTCCCTCTCACTGGACGACGGCCGTCGACTGGATGCCGCTCCCAGCCACGAGTGCACAGGACCGGTACCCGCGCCCGACCCTGGTGAAGGCCTCAACACGCGGTTGAACGCGCTGCGCGCCGGTGTGATGGGCGCCAACGACGGCATCATCTCCACCGCAGGCATCGTCGTCGGCGTGGCCGGGGCCGCGGTCAGCGATGGGGCGCTCTTCGCGGCAGGTGTCGCGGGAGTCGCCGCCGGCGCCCTGTCGATGGCGGTCGGCGAGTACGTCTCCGTCTCCAGCCAGCGTGACGCGCAGCGCGCCGTGCTGGTCCGTCAGCAGGCCCAGCTCAACGCCGACCCCACCGGCGAACTACACAAACTGGCTGGCGTGATTGCACAGGAGGGGGTCGAGCCCAATGTCGCCTGCCAGGTGTCGCAACAGCTCACCGGTGCCGACGCGACACGAGCCCATGCCCGATTCAGGCGGGGCATCGACCCCGACGAGCTGAGCAATCCCTGGCATGCGGGGCTGGCATCCATGCTCGCCTTCCTCGCAGGGGCACTCATCCCGTTGGCCGCCATCCTCCTGTCGCCGAGGGAGGCCGCGATCCCGATCACCGCCACGGCCGTCATCGTGGCGCTCCTCATCACCGGCGTGACCTCCGCCCAGTTGGGCCGCGCTCCGAAGCAGCGAGCCGCCCTACGCAACGTCGCCGGCGGCGCGCTCGCGATGACGATCACCTATGTTATCGGCGCGCTGATCGGTACCCAGCTCTGA
- a CDS encoding sensor histidine kinase has translation MSRTRVMIRRLAGVQHLLLAVLVVVGVGRGLGAGDAAGPLLGSTALFLAWYAVGARRAASGRDLADGRGRPGRGLPVGGWWLLGLVGVWLLTVVASPEMVWVAFSLWLLAGHLLPLVHAVVVSVLVLAVVVGRGGHAEGWSTAAVLGPVIGGVFAVALSRGLQVIVRDSQQREQLVTSLVAAQAEAEELHAELAQTQHAAGVLSERTRLSRDIHDTLAQGFSSILLLARAGAATGEPAARTRLLGQIEASAAEHLQEARRVVGALAPTPLESGLVDALGRISARLEQESGVRTEVRVEGEVTSLPPGIEVALLRTAQSALANVRQHARATSVVLTLAEAEDSVRLDVVDDGRGFDVATLGAAQGSPAGGGYGLRASRERLLELGGGLDVESEPGRGTALSAHLPRSAGGGWR, from the coding sequence GTGAGCCGAACCCGCGTGATGATCCGTCGCCTGGCGGGTGTGCAGCACCTGCTGCTCGCGGTCCTGGTCGTGGTCGGTGTCGGCCGCGGGCTGGGGGCCGGCGACGCCGCCGGTCCGCTCCTGGGAAGCACCGCCCTCTTCCTCGCCTGGTATGCCGTGGGCGCGCGGCGTGCCGCGTCCGGTCGCGACCTCGCGGACGGGCGGGGCCGCCCCGGGCGGGGACTGCCCGTCGGCGGGTGGTGGCTCCTGGGGCTGGTGGGCGTGTGGCTGCTCACGGTAGTCGCGTCCCCGGAGATGGTGTGGGTCGCCTTCTCCCTGTGGTTGCTCGCCGGCCACCTGCTGCCGCTGGTCCACGCGGTCGTCGTGTCGGTGCTGGTCCTGGCGGTGGTCGTCGGTCGCGGCGGTCACGCCGAGGGCTGGTCGACCGCCGCGGTCCTCGGGCCGGTCATCGGCGGAGTCTTCGCGGTGGCGCTCTCCCGTGGCCTGCAGGTCATCGTGCGTGACAGCCAGCAGCGCGAGCAGCTCGTGACCTCCCTCGTCGCTGCGCAGGCGGAGGCCGAGGAGCTGCACGCCGAGCTGGCCCAGACCCAGCACGCCGCAGGGGTTCTGTCCGAACGGACACGGCTCTCGCGCGACATCCACGACACCCTCGCCCAGGGGTTCTCCTCCATCCTCCTGCTCGCCCGGGCCGGTGCCGCCACCGGGGAGCCGGCGGCCAGGACCCGCCTCCTGGGACAGATCGAGGCCAGCGCGGCCGAGCACCTGCAGGAGGCCCGCCGTGTCGTCGGGGCCCTCGCCCCGACCCCGCTGGAGTCCGGGCTCGTCGACGCCCTCGGTCGCATCAGCGCCCGCTTGGAGCAGGAGAGCGGTGTGCGGACCGAGGTCCGGGTCGAGGGGGAGGTCACCTCGCTCCCACCGGGGATAGAGGTCGCCCTGCTGCGCACGGCCCAGTCCGCCCTGGCCAACGTCCGGCAGCACGCACGGGCAACCTCGGTCGTGCTCACGCTGGCAGAGGCCGAGGACTCGGTGCGCCTGGACGTCGTGGACGACGGGCGCGGGTTCGACGTCGCGACGCTGGGCGCTGCGCAGGGCAGCCCGGCGGGTGGGGGGTACGGGCTGCGGGCCTCCCGGGAACGGCTCCTGGAGCTTGGTGGTGGGCTGGACGTCGAGTCCGAGCCAGGGCGCGGCACCGCGCTGAGCGCGCACCTGCCGCGCAGCGCGGGGGGAGGGTGGCGGTGA
- a CDS encoding type II toxin-antitoxin system PemK/MazF family toxin: protein MRRGELWTVAGGVYASRPRPALIVQDDLFEGTASVTVAPLTTTLVDAPLLRVRVAADDLTGLQHDSQVMIDKVTTVRRQNVGTHVGRLAPESLVEVERALMAFLGLAG, encoded by the coding sequence GTGAGACGCGGTGAGCTGTGGACCGTCGCCGGGGGTGTCTACGCCTCCAGGCCAAGGCCCGCACTGATCGTGCAGGACGACCTCTTCGAGGGCACTGCCTCCGTGACCGTGGCGCCCCTGACGACGACGCTGGTCGATGCCCCTCTGCTTCGCGTACGCGTCGCCGCCGATGATCTCACCGGTCTGCAGCACGACAGCCAGGTCATGATCGACAAGGTCACCACAGTTCGCCGCCAGAACGTCGGTACGCACGTTGGCCGCCTGGCGCCCGAAAGTCTCGTGGAGGTCGAACGCGCCCTGATGGCTTTCCTCGGCCTGGCAGGGTAG